The following are encoded together in the Thermodesulfovibrionales bacterium genome:
- a CDS encoding aldo/keto reductase: MQRRRLGNSDLIITPVGYGSWAIGGSGWDYAWGPQNDDDSIAAIRRSLELGVNWIDTAAVYGLGHSEEVVVRALDGWEGQRPYVFTKCGLIWDAERRLSRRLTAASVRKECEDSLRRLRSDAIDLYQVHWPPEIDSELEEGWAALAALKKEGKVRWIGVSNFDVWQMKRAQAIADITSLQPPYSLIRREIEAEILPYCMQQGIGVIVYAPMASGLLTGAMTAERVANLPDDDWRKQSPEFNEPNLSRNLVLVERLHAVGRRLGRTPGEVAIAWTLNNPAVTGAIVGARNAKQAEGVMRAAELQLCIEDVAEIEGISR; encoded by the coding sequence ATGCAAAGACGACGGTTGGGCAATTCTGATCTCATAATAACGCCAGTCGGGTACGGGTCGTGGGCGATCGGTGGTTCTGGGTGGGATTATGCTTGGGGACCGCAGAACGATGACGACTCGATTGCGGCAATCCGTAGGTCTCTTGAACTGGGCGTGAACTGGATCGACACTGCCGCAGTATATGGCCTGGGACACTCTGAGGAAGTCGTGGTGCGGGCACTGGACGGGTGGGAGGGCCAGAGGCCTTACGTGTTCACGAAGTGCGGTTTGATATGGGACGCAGAGAGGCGTCTCTCCAGAAGGCTGACGGCAGCATCGGTCCGGAAGGAGTGTGAGGACAGCCTGCGCAGGCTTCGCTCTGACGCGATCGACCTTTATCAAGTTCATTGGCCCCCAGAGATAGATTCAGAGTTAGAAGAGGGTTGGGCAGCGCTTGCTGCGCTCAAGAAGGAAGGTAAAGTGCGCTGGATTGGGGTATCAAACTTCGATGTATGGCAGATGAAACGTGCTCAGGCTATTGCGGATATTACTTCCCTCCAGCCGCCGTATTCACTTATCCGGCGTGAAATCGAGGCGGAGATCCTTCCTTATTGCATGCAACAGGGAATCGGCGTCATCGTGTATGCTCCTATGGCCTCGGGGCTCCTTACAGGAGCAATGACGGCGGAACGTGTCGCCAACCTCCCCGACGACGACTGGCGGAAACAGAGTCCAGAATTCAATGAACCTAACCTCTCCAGGAACTTGGTTCTCGTGGAACGCCTCCATGCAGTGGGAAGGCGCCTTGGTCGGACCCCCGGCGAGGTGGCAATTGCCTGGACACTTAACAATCCTGCGGTGACAGGAGCAATCGTAGGCGCACGGAACGCGAAGCAGGCAGAGGGCGTTATGCGTGCTGCGGAGTTGCAACTTTGCATTGAAGACGTCGCCGAGATCGAGGGCATATCACGATAG